Proteins encoded within one genomic window of Gallus gallus isolate bGalGal1 chromosome 1, bGalGal1.mat.broiler.GRCg7b, whole genome shotgun sequence:
- the CLC2DL5 gene encoding C-type lectin domain family 2 member B isoform X1 — MLEVFSSRADCVTHELLSVWPGSGCSELRQNRRRVLCVALCAVPCILVSALVAVIVLQRPSCSPRPPFSHVCPNAWVGFQGKCYYFSDTESDWNSSREHCHRLGASLATIETEEEMEFMLRYRGPANCWIGLHRAEGAEHWTWADGSTFTNWFELRGGGQCAYLNGDRISSALCHNEKFWVCSTADSYVRWRKGANPQ; from the exons atgttggaggtcttttccagccgtGCTGACTGTGTGACTCATGAACTGCTCTCTGTCTGGCCAGGCTCCGGATGCAGTGAGCTGAGACAGAACAGGCGCCGCGTGCTCTGCGTGGCTTTGTGTGCAGTGCCGTGCATCCTTGTTTCGGCGCTGGTGGCCGTGATAG TGCTCCAGCGTCCGTCGTGCTCACCTCGCCCACCCTTCTCCCACGTGTGCCCCAACGCCTGGGTCGGTTTCCAAGggaaatgctattatttctCGGACACGGAGAGtgattggaacagcagcagggagcactgccaCCGCCTCGGAGCTTCCCTGGCTACCATAGAGACGGAGGAGGAGATG GAATTCATGCTGCGGTACCGGGGCCCAGCAAACTGTTGGattgggctgcacagggcagaagGGGCCGAGCACTGGACATGGGCCGATGGCAGCACCTTCACCAACTG gtttgagctgcgaggcggAGGCCAATGTGCGTACCTGAATGGGGACAGGATCAGCTCAGCCCTCTGCCACAATGAGAAGTTCTgggtgtgcagcactgctgacagctaCGTCCGCTGGAGGAAAGGGGCAAATCCGCAGTGA
- the CLC2DL5 gene encoding C-type lectin domain family 2 member B isoform X2, with amino-acid sequence MLEVFSSRADCVTHELLSVWPGSGCSELRQNRRRVLCVALCAVPCILVSALVAVIGKCYYFSDTESDWNSSREHCHRLGASLATIETEEEMEFMLRYRGPANCWIGLHRAEGAEHWTWADGSTFTNWFELRGGGQCAYLNGDRISSALCHNEKFWVCSTADSYVRWRKGANPQ; translated from the exons atgttggaggtcttttccagccgtGCTGACTGTGTGACTCATGAACTGCTCTCTGTCTGGCCAGGCTCCGGATGCAGTGAGCTGAGACAGAACAGGCGCCGCGTGCTCTGCGTGGCTTTGTGTGCAGTGCCGTGCATCCTTGTTTCGGCGCTGGTGGCCGTGATAG ggaaatgctattatttctCGGACACGGAGAGtgattggaacagcagcagggagcactgccaCCGCCTCGGAGCTTCCCTGGCTACCATAGAGACGGAGGAGGAGATG GAATTCATGCTGCGGTACCGGGGCCCAGCAAACTGTTGGattgggctgcacagggcagaagGGGCCGAGCACTGGACATGGGCCGATGGCAGCACCTTCACCAACTG gtttgagctgcgaggcggAGGCCAATGTGCGTACCTGAATGGGGACAGGATCAGCTCAGCCCTCTGCCACAATGAGAAGTTCTgggtgtgcagcactgctgacagctaCGTCCGCTGGAGGAAAGGGGCAAATCCGCAGTGA
- the LOC124418403 gene encoding endogenous retrovirus group K member 10 Gag polyprotein-like, whose product MAAVEALMASSLLPYDVISLMHVILEPVQYTLWYDAWNTQLQAVVAAATRDARHPANGRGRGDRTTLARLQGVADGMVGSPEGQLRLLRPGELAAVTTAALQALRELARVTEPTLPWADIKQGPSEPFAEFANRLIRAVEGSDLPEPAQGPVIIDCLKQKSLPDIQQIIRAAPGNLTTPGELIKYVLDHQRATPLTNEGLAAALQLAVQAATRPKDGGGKGVCYKCGQPGHFRTNCPNKGGSKTDTDKKCQWCGGEGHTARNCRKIKEAMQGNDQGRAPRAQGTFPNQSNGPRRTCPPWH is encoded by the coding sequence ATGGCGGCGGTAGAGGCCCTCATGGCCTCTAGCCTACTACCGTACGATGTGATCAGCCTCATGCATGTGATCCTTGAACCGGTTCAGTACACCCTGTGGTATGATGCTTGGAATACACAGTTGCAAGCAGTGGTGGCGGCAGCCACCCGAGATGCCCGACACCCAGCCAATGGTCGGGGCCGAGGGGATAGGACCACATTAGCGCGTCTCCAGGGTGTAGCGGACGGCATGGTGGGATCTCCGGAAGGCCAGCTTAGGCTGTTGAGACCGGGAGAGTTAGCTGCAGTCACAACTGCGGCCCTACAGGCCCTTCGGGAGCTGGCTCGAGTTACAGAGCCTACTCTCCCGTGGGCGGATATCAAACAAGGCCCTTCGGAGCCTTTTGCCGAATTTGCGAACCGCTTGATTCGTGCAGTTGAGGGGTCCGATCTTCCGGAGCCGGCCCAAGGTCCTGTTATCATTGACTGCCTTAAGCAAAAATCGCTCCCGGACATACAGCAAATTATTAGGGCGGCCCCAGGCAACTTAACAACCCCAGGGGAACTTATCAAATATGTGCTTGACCATCAGCGCGCTACTCCATTAACAAATGAGGGCTTAGCCGCAGCCCTCCAGCTCGCAGTACAGGCAGCTACACGCCCCAAGGacgggggagggaaaggtgtcTGTTATAAGTGCGGACAACCCGGACACTTTAGGACCAACTGTCCGAATAAAGGTGGctcaaaaacagacacagacaaaaaatgCCAGTGGTGTGGTGGGGAGGGCCACACGGCGCGTAACTGTCGGAAGATCAAGGAAGCGATGCAGGGAAACGACCAAGGGAGGGCGCCCCGGGCCCAGGGCACCTTCCCAAATCAGAGCAATGGGCCAAGGAGAACATGCCCACCGTGGCATTAG